In Rutidosis leptorrhynchoides isolate AG116_Rl617_1_P2 chromosome 6, CSIRO_AGI_Rlap_v1, whole genome shotgun sequence, the DNA window TGACTTTGTATCATCTACAATCTTGAATTTGAACGTATAATCGTCTTTGTCCCAAAAGTCAGAGAAATCTGTAGATGTTTCTGTTATAACACTCTCATTTTCTCTAGCAACCAGCTTAACTCCAAAACCACTACACACATCAAATCCATCGACTCTGAATGAAAATGAAACTGCGTTGGAAGTGGAGTCCCACCAAGTAGTGTGTCTCAATGAATCAAAGGAAACATAACTCACCCATGTAacatatttatcatcatcatcatcacactcCTTCCATAACCCAGGTTCTACATTCATGCCCATCCTATTAATCTGCTCGTGCTTCAAAGAAATACGTTGATTCCTTACGGACCGCTTTTTTAAGACATTGCACATTAAGAATCCACAAAAGTCATTGTACCAATTCTGGGGAAGTTGCAATCTACATGTACTTCCTCTAACCAGAGGAGGCATAAACGTCTTCGGAATCTCAAGGCCATCAACAACGAGAAACATATGGTGATATATAGCTTTCCCCTAATTAAAACAACACAATCATTATTTTTGTTGAACGGgtagtgtacatatatataaacactGTAATTTCAACAGCATGTGCATACACAACCCAAAGCCAACAAAATGGGCTTCTTGCTTAGGGTTGTGTTTGGATCCAAACGGGTCAAGTTTTAACAAGGTTAAACACGACAAGTCTAGTGACCCAGTTATTTCCCCTTAATTTTTTTAACTCTTTCCATGTCTCTCCAAACACGCAGTTCCCATCAGTTTAATTTAGCACACGTTTAAAATGGATATAATATGTGATTTACAACCACCCTTAAGTTATTAAGGTGGAAAACACACATTTGAAATTCTGAAACACCTTGCTTTTATATAATACGTACTATAACTATGTGTGTAGGGGAATGACTTATGCGTGTAAATATTAAGGTTCAAACTTTAAAGTTAGTTTTACATACTTATTGATTAAGCACGAGTCCGATACTTATATTcttttgaaaggcaaactcacacaacCAATATGATTTTTCATCATTATTTACAACCTCCTTGTTGGATGGGTTCCTCTTTACCACTAGGCTTGTTGCCATTGTTGAACCCGTGTTAAACACAACCCATTCTACCCCTTGCTTATAACCTGTTGGACCCGTGATTTCCTTAGAGGAAAGTCTTCATTAATGGGCGAACTGGACCcctcattaataaaaataataataactatccaaATATGCCATATGCCAAACAAGTATAAAAAAAGaggtgagagagagagagaaagagagagagagaggggcatACATGGAGCATACATTGTAGTAATCCGTTAACACCAGTCACATTATTCGAATTAGAAAGGTTGACTTGAGATAAGCTCTTACAGTTTTTGTAAAACTCTCCCATGGATTGAAGTGAGCTGCAAATGTCCCCTCTAAATAAATCCACACTGGATGGAAGTTCCGGAAATTCTAGAAGCTTCTCACAAAAAATGAGCTTCAGTGCTTTGAGGCGAGTAAGTTTCCAGAGGCTAAAGGGTAATCTTGAAAAGTTATTGTGACTTAGATCCAACACTGTTAAGttgaataactcaccaacatcacaAGGGATCTCTCCATCTTCCAATTTACATTCACTGagattcaacctttttaaattgcaATTCGATAACAAATTGTTTGGCAGCTTCTCAAGCTTAGGCTGATACCAACTAGCAAATTCAATCGTTGACTTCTCCAAGTGTTTCAAGGCTTGAAAGTTGCCTTCTACTCTTTTAAAAGTGTCAGAAAATCGTAAATCTAGCGAAATAAGGTTGGTACAGTAATGTCCGATTGATGAGGCCGGCAGAACTTCTATCCCAACCCAAATAATTGCTAACTTTTTCAAGCTATCCATGCTTGCGTGGATCTCTGGGAACTCAACAAGCGCTTCACAAATCCTGATGTCAAGAGTCTCCAAATTTTTCATACAGATGATGGTTGGAAAACTTCTAAGCTTCTTACATTGAGATACATATACATTGACCAGACTGTTACAGTTTCCAAGTGATGGATGGATCTCTTCCAAACTGTCACAACGACTGAGTTGCAGATTTTCAAGACATGGAAATCCATCAAAATTTGGCGTGCTGACTAACTTCTTCGCATCATCGATGGTAAGCTTTTTCAGTTGTGGTAGACGCTGATGCATACAAGTAAAAATTAAAAGCTAATACTAATTAAGTAACTGTATCAATATATTTACTCTAAACTTATGGCGTAAATTCCTTTTTGCAAGGTGTAACTTCTACTATACTTGTATGTTAAATATGTTAATTGTTAAATTACTTAATGGAACTTATTTGAGTTTACCTTGTAACCTTGCCAAAGTTCTTTCTGCAAGGTATGTTCCAACTCTAAAACAACAAGCTTCGTTGGTTGAAAATCTGCTGGAAACAAACTTCCTGAATAATTCTCCCATGAAATATACTGCAAATCATTTGAAAGAAAACTAGGCCCTTCAACATCTTCAAGTGATTTGGAAAACAAAGGTGATCTCACAATTAACAACCTTAATTTCTTCATGTTGGAAACAAGTTTGAAAAACCCCAATAATGCTTTTTCATCAAAACAAAAAAACTTTATTGCTTCAATCTCATTATTTTCCTGTAATAATGGAACAAAACCTTGTTATATTTGCAATAATTTAAGGGATATTAAAGATAGCTAAATCATTACCCTTGTTGAATCCGTGGAACAC includes these proteins:
- the LOC139851395 gene encoding TMV resistance protein N-like isoform X2; this encodes MGTRLQSLKSLLDIESGGVHMVGIWGVGGIGKTTLAYSAYDKFSHQFQGHCFIDQIREESTKHDGLKKVQEKILSALLKTNVNVQSVEEGKKMIRRRLRRSNVLIVLDDVDKDDQIEALAGSHKWFGDGSRIIITTRDEHLLKRENVKISHASLLSHDEAFQLFNRHAVQEDKPPIEDYDTLSRRAVSYADGLPLALKVLGSFLRGKDKKEWESALEKMKNIPNPTIMDKLKISYDGLELYERELFLDIACFHRGDLVVYVKEMLEACGLYPDIGIKVLIEKALITISEYGRFEMHDLVQEMGHHIVRGQHPKNLEKHSRVWKKEEIVEMCSTDSTRENNEIEAIKFFCFDEKALLGFFKLVSNMKKLRLLIVRSPLFSKSLEDVEGPSFLSNDLQYISWENYSGSLFPADFQPTKLVVLELEHTLQKELWQGYKRLPQLKKLTIDDAKKLVSTPNFDGFPCLENLQLSRCDSLEEIHPSLGNCNSLVNVYVSQCKKLRSFPTIICMKNLETLDIRICEALVEFPEIHASMDSLKKLAIIWVGIEVLPASSIGHYCTNLISLDLRFSDTFKRVEGNFQALKHLEKSTIEFASWYQPKLEKLPNNLLSNCNLKRLNLSECKLEDGEIPCDVGELFNLTVLDLSHNNFSRLPFSLWKLTRLKALKLIFCEKLLEFPELPSSVDLFRGDICSSLQSMGEFYKNCKSLSQVNLSNSNNVTGVNGLLQCMLHGKAIYHHMFLVVDGLEIPKTFMPPLVRGSTCRLQLPQNWYNDFCGFLMCNVLKKRSVRNQRISLKHEQINRMGMNVEPGLWKECDDDDDKYVTWVSYVSFDSLRHTTWWDSTSNAVSFSFRVDGFDVCSGFGVKLVARENESVITETSTDFSDFWDKDDYTFKFKIVDDTKSSLEIKY
- the LOC139851395 gene encoding TMV resistance protein N-like isoform X1 — encoded protein: MASSSSSSSGSRKYDVFLSFRGEDTRKNYVDHLYKSLSDQLIHTYKDDQTLPRGDSIGPSLLMAIEESQIAVVVFSENYADSSWCLDELAHIMKCRDERGLIVIPIFYKVDPSDVRKLKGQFGTGFAKPKRDKSIIKEELWKKVIVDACNISGWEPSHIANGHEAAGIKSIVDTISERLFSLDEDVDDDLVGMGTRLQSLKSLLDIESGGVHMVGIWGVGGIGKTTLAYSAYDKFSHQFQGHCFIDQIREESTKHDGLKKVQEKILSALLKTNVNVQSVEEGKKMIRRRLRRSNVLIVLDDVDKDDQIEALAGSHKWFGDGSRIIITTRDEHLLKRENVKISHASLLSHDEAFQLFNRHAVQEDKPPIEDYDTLSRRAVSYADGLPLALKVLGSFLRGKDKKEWESALEKMKNIPNPTIMDKLKISYDGLELYERELFLDIACFHRGDLVVYVKEMLEACGLYPDIGIKVLIEKALITISEYGRFEMHDLVQEMGHHIVRGQHPKNLEKHSRVWKKEEIVEMCSTDSTRENNEIEAIKFFCFDEKALLGFFKLVSNMKKLRLLIVRSPLFSKSLEDVEGPSFLSNDLQYISWENYSGSLFPADFQPTKLVVLELEHTLQKELWQGYKRLPQLKKLTIDDAKKLVSTPNFDGFPCLENLQLSRCDSLEEIHPSLGNCNSLVNVYVSQCKKLRSFPTIICMKNLETLDIRICEALVEFPEIHASMDSLKKLAIIWVGIEVLPASSIGHYCTNLISLDLRFSDTFKRVEGNFQALKHLEKSTIEFASWYQPKLEKLPNNLLSNCNLKRLNLSECKLEDGEIPCDVGELFNLTVLDLSHNNFSRLPFSLWKLTRLKALKLIFCEKLLEFPELPSSVDLFRGDICSSLQSMGEFYKNCKSLSQVNLSNSNNVTGVNGLLQCMLHGKAIYHHMFLVVDGLEIPKTFMPPLVRGSTCRLQLPQNWYNDFCGFLMCNVLKKRSVRNQRISLKHEQINRMGMNVEPGLWKECDDDDDKYVTWVSYVSFDSLRHTTWWDSTSNAVSFSFRVDGFDVCSGFGVKLVARENESVITETSTDFSDFWDKDDYTFKFKIVDDTKSSLEIKY